The genomic interval TCGGCGTCGGAACGGTCATTCGAGGATCGTCTTGTAAAGAATGAAACAGACGAGGTGACCCATGAGCAGTCCAGTTTTGAAGCCCGCTGCAGAGCTCGCCAGCACCAACCGAACGCGTCATCCCAACGAAAGCGCCGATTATCGCCGCGCGCGGCAGGCGCTGCTCGTGGAGGAGATCGAACTCCGTCGCCAGATCGAGCGCGTCGCAGAATTGCGAAGAGCGCTGCCTGAAGGCGGCGAGGTGACGAAAGCCTATGTGTTCGAAGGCGAGCGCGGACAAGCTGCGTTTGCCGAGCTGTTCGGCGACAGGCAGACGCTCGTCGTCTACAGCTACATGTTCGGGGCGCAGCGCGAGCAACCCTGTCCGATGTGCACGTCGTTCATGAGCACGTGGGAGGCAAAGCTTCCCGACATCGAGCAGCGCGTTGCGTTCGCCTTCGTGGCGCGCTCGCCGATCGCGCGGCTGATTGCAGCGAAGAAGGCGCGCGGCTGGACGCGCCACAAGATCTATTCCGACACGGCCGGCGACTACACGCGGGATTATGTGAGCGCTGTTGACGCCGACATGCCGGGCTACAGCGTCTTCACCAAGCGCGGTGGCAGGATCCGCCACTTCTGGTCCGGCGAGATGGGAATGGACACGGCCGATCCCGGTCAGGACCCACGCGGCGCGCCCGACATGGACCCACTTTGGACAATTTTGGACACCACACCGGAAGGGCGCGGCAACGACTGGTACCCCAAGCTTGGCTACTGAAGATCGTGCCGCGGAACGAGGGGTAAGCCCGTGATTTTGCGGGCTTTTTCCCAAATTGAGACAACGTTAACGAGTTGCCCTAGATCCGCCCGAACTTAATCCGCATTTAACTAAAAGTCGCCTTAATGACGCTCCGACCTCCTGCGAGATGCAGACTGGAACGTGACCAGCGGCACTTGAAGGGGGACTGAGTGACACCGTCCTGGACGCAAGGCGAATGAGTACGAGTATCGCTGCGCAAAGTAACGCGGCACGGAAGTCCAAGAAGAATTCTCGGAAGTCTTCCCGGAAAGCTAGCTCCCAAAACATCGTAGGCGCCGCCGCGATCGGCGCCCTCGTGCTGGGCTGCGGCTGGACCGTGTACAGCAACGTCATCGCGTCGAGCCCCTATCCGACGCTCGGAGCCGCTGTCGACGACGAGCCCGTGATCAAGCGCGCCCCCAAGGTCGCGATGCGCGAGGCGGGCGCGGCGGTGAAGGAAGTGTTCGCACTTCTCCCCGATCGCTTGCAGGTCGCCGCACCCATAAGCCGCGAAATGTTCAACGAGCGCTTTGCCGCCGCCGCGGCGCAGAGCGTGGAATCGAACGCAGCCAGCGCCGCGCCGGCCACGAAGATTGCCGACGCCAAAGACACCGCGAAGCCCGCTGAAGCTGCCAAGGTCGCGGAAGCGCCGAAGGCCCAGGGTCCCGCGAAGATCGCCGATGCCGCCAAGGCCAAGCGCGGCGCCGATGCGCCGACGCAGGTCGCGCTCAACGAACCCGCGCAGACCGCGCGCGCGCCGGAGGCGAAGCCGAAATCCCTCGCGGAGCGCGCCAAGGCGGCGGTGCTGTCGATCGCCTCCAACGACAGGCATTCGATGGTCGAAAAACTCTGGGGCAAGCGCGGGCCGTCAGGTGGGTTGCTCGCCTATGCGTCGGCAGATGCCAGCATCACCGCGAGCATCGCGCCGAAGGAGCAGAATCCGATGCTCGGCGGCGCGCCGCCCTACGATCGCGAGACCGCGGTCTACGACATCACAGCGAAGATGGTTTACCTGCCTGACGGAACCAGGCTCGAGGCGCATTCGGGCCTCGGCGCCAACCTCGACAATCCGCGCTCGTCCAACCAGCGGATGCGCGGCGTGACGCCACCGCACATCTACACGCTGAAGCCGCGCGAAGCGCTGTTCCACGGCGTGCC from Bradyrhizobium arachidis carries:
- a CDS encoding DUF899 family protein, yielding MSSPVLKPAAELASTNRTRHPNESADYRRARQALLVEEIELRRQIERVAELRRALPEGGEVTKAYVFEGERGQAAFAELFGDRQTLVVYSYMFGAQREQPCPMCTSFMSTWEAKLPDIEQRVAFAFVARSPIARLIAAKKARGWTRHKIYSDTAGDYTRDYVSAVDADMPGYSVFTKRGGRIRHFWSGEMGMDTADPGQDPRGAPDMDPLWTILDTTPEGRGNDWYPKLGY
- a CDS encoding tlde1 domain-containing protein, producing MSTSIAAQSNAARKSKKNSRKSSRKASSQNIVGAAAIGALVLGCGWTVYSNVIASSPYPTLGAAVDDEPVIKRAPKVAMREAGAAVKEVFALLPDRLQVAAPISREMFNERFAAAAAQSVESNAASAAPATKIADAKDTAKPAEAAKVAEAPKAQGPAKIADAAKAKRGADAPTQVALNEPAQTARAPEAKPKSLAERAKAAVLSIASNDRHSMVEKLWGKRGPSGGLLAYASADASITASIAPKEQNPMLGGAPPYDRETAVYDITAKMVYLPDGTRLEAHSGLGANLDNPRSSNQRMRGVTPPHIYTLKPREALFHGVPALRLTPIGGESAIFGRDGLLAHTFMLGPNGDSNGCVSFKDYYAFLDAYRNKGIRKLAVLARVE